In Clupea harengus chromosome 25, Ch_v2.0.2, whole genome shotgun sequence, one genomic interval encodes:
- the LOC105898447 gene encoding tensin-3, with translation MDEGYELDLTYVTERIIAVSFPRACSEETYLHNLKDVTRMLKSKHADNYLVINLSEKRHDLSKMNPKTLDTGWPDLHAPPLDKICTICKAMESWLNADPLYVVVIHCRGEKGRIGVVISSFVHFTDISASADQALDRFAMRKFYDDKVSALMTPSQKRYVWILNSLLNGSMKINASPLFLHWVILHGIPNFDSVGACRPYLKVYQGMQAVYSSGVYIIGPGHRNRLCVAMEPAQLLKGDIMIKCYHKSGSSKRDIIFRLQFHTGAVQGYNLMFEKEDMESANKDPRFPDYGKVELVFSEGPEKIQGAERWQNGPDVTVDYSLTDPLTRWDSYQNICNGEVPQSPSQGSTLDKPVAKGTPSGGSTLRRGAGPASAASSPEHSDHALSASSDSGLSNASLWTERGSSVAPSKSQGPSQQEKAELKRLLSGFGLDEPPPLILHGAMDGERDSGTIVTGGLRVLHPAQVHAAGEPQPKERETDILDDVVLMMSGHDLRSVDSLGTLSSSCHKSSQNSLLSDGFGSPGGPEDVAHHHHHLNHHNHQHLQHQQHAPAGMEEYERAYIEARRGCLGQRSGSVPVSSSPSPSPSGTGSQATSFRQGSYSTHSWVQQQQMVAAQHYSYLAEEVTEVTVTDGFHHGDKRGTSPLSEPAAEQGNGTDAVTETTVSQTVTDKTQDEEFNSLTVDIDNSIDQLNQLIMDLDPTFVPISTRTASVKRNGGTHANGPTTACTNGTTHRVSGNSRAVVQQAAVEPGDVHAEGGRSVSRQASGVPDHPAQQPWGLREEFGDRATYPSSCVPHTQHGGFYRAESLDYRNRSVELDSGVDTGGDMVPPTPSFPISPPTPYVKNITDFLHHRQTPSPSMQMYGAYRTDQDSRVYTEIMTHATEAGLPDHSPAYHRTFGSTHSASIGGTLTRTDSPVQSPWQESPLLCRQASLPPQRSGTPDYSHHSPPGHHPHPAPNAHSSPRGSQRSRAARYAAGRSPARSFDEHDGLGTDFSTAGLLVDAEVLSAQLHQQAPQQHQQLHLPPLLPEKRMASDGEHSRGSASPALSGFSSPHSGSSLSIPFPNVLPEMQARGTPGTSSPLPDVLASKQVTVKFVQDTSKFWYKPDIARDQAIAVLKDKEPGSFIVRDSHSFRGAYGLAMKVATPPPSVLQQSKKGDLSNELVRHFLIECTQKGVRLKGCPNEPYFGSLTALVCQHSIMPLALPCKLIIPDRDPLEDVVETTTQSITNSATELLKQGAACNVWFLGSVEMESLTGYQAVQKATSEVFNMDPLPTSTVVHFKVSSQGITLTDNQRKLFFRRHYTVNTVIFCALDPQDRKWRRDGSATARIFGFVARKTGTGQDNVCHLFAEHDPEQPASAIVNFVSKVMIGSQKNN, from the exons ATGGACGAGGGATATGAACTTGACCTGACCTACGTGACAGAGCGCATCATTGCCGTGTCTTTTCCCCGGGCATGCTCAGAGGAGACCTACCTTCACAACCTAAAGGATGTCACACGCATGCTCAAGTCCAAACATGCTGACAACTACCTG GTCATTAACCTGTCAGAGAAGAGACATGACCTTTCAAAGATGAATCCCAAG ACACTGGACACAGGTTGGCCTGACCTGCACGCCCCCCCCCTGGATAAGATCTGCACCATCTGCAAGGCCATGGAGAGCTGGCTCAATGCTGACCCGCTGTACGTGGTGGTCATCCACTGTAGG ggagagaaggggagaattGGTGTGGTCATCTCCTCCTTTGTGCATTTCACAGACATCTCAGCAAG tgcTGATCAGGCCCTGGACCGCTTCGCCATGAGGAAGTTTTACGATGACAAGGTCTCTGCGCTAATGACGCCCTCCCAGAAAAG ATATGTGTGGATCCTGAACAGCCTCCTGAATGGTTCCATGAAGATCAACGCCTCACCTCTCTTCCTGCACTGGGTCATCCTCCATGGGATCCCCAATTTCGACAGTGTTGGAG CCTGTCGTCCATACCTGAAGGTTTACCAGGGAATGCAAGCTGTCTATTCCTCTGGAGTATA TATCATTGGACCAGGCCACAGGAACAGACTATGTGTTGCCATGGAGCCGGCTCAGCTGCTGAAGGGAGACATCATG ATCAAATGCTATCATAAGAGTGGCTCCTCCAAAAGGGACATCATCTTCAGGCTGCAGTTCCACACGGGAGCAGTGCAAGGCTACAACCTCATGTTTGAGAAAGAGGATATGGAGAGTGCCAACAAAG ATCCCAGATTTCCGGATTATGGAAAAGTGGAGTTAGTGTTTTCCGAGGGCCCGGAGAAGATCCAAG GTGCTGAGCGCTGGCAGAACGGGCCAGATGTGACCGTGGACTACAGCTTGACCGACCCGCTGACCCGATGGGACTCCTACCAGAACATCTGCAACGGTGAAG TGCCTCAGTCCCCGTCCCAGGGTTCCACTCTGGACAAACCGGTGGCCAAGGGAACCCCGAGCGGCGGCTCCACGCTGAGGAGGGGAGCCGGCCCGGCCTCTGCCGCCAGCAGCCCCGAGCACAGCGACCACGCCCTGTCGGCCAGCAGCGACTCCGGCCTCTCCAACGCCTCCCTGTGGACGGAGCGCGGCTCCTCCGTGGCGCCCTCCAAATCCCAGGGCCCAAGCCAGCAGGAAAAGGCTGAGCTCAAGCGCCTCCTGAGCGGCTTTGGCCTGGACGAGCCGCCGCCCCTGATCCTCCACGGAGCCATGGACGGGGAGCGAGACAGCGGGACGATCGTCACGGGCGGCCTCCGCGTGCTGCATCCGGCGCAGGTGCACGCCGCGGGGGAGCCGCAGCCCAAGGAGCGCGAGACGGACATCCTGGACGACGTGGTGCTCATGATGTCGGGACACGACCTGCGCAGCGTGGACAGCCTGGGGACGCTGTCCTCGTCCTGCCACAAGAGCAGCCAGAACTCGCTGCTGTCGGATGGCTTCGGCAGCCCCGGTGGGCCAGAGGACGTggcccaccaccatcaccacctcaaccaccacaaccaccagcacctccagcaccagcagcatgCGCCGGCTGGCATGGAGGAATACGAGCGGGCTTACATTGAGGCCCGCAGGGGCTGTCTGGGCCAGAGGAGCGGCTCGGTGCCCGTTTCgtcctcgccctcgccctctccCAGCGGCACAGGGTCCCAGGCCACTTCCTTCCGGCAGGGCAGCTACTCCACCCATTCCtgggtgcagcagcagcagatggtGGCCGCCCAGCATTACTCCTACCTGGCCGAGGAGGTCACCGAGGTGACGGTGACGGACGGCTTTCACCACGGAGACAAGCGGGGCACCAGCCCGTTGTCCGAGCCTGCCGCCGAGCAGGGTAACGGAACGGACGCGGTAACAGAGACGACAGTCTCCCAGACGGTCACGGACAAGACGCAGGACGAAGAGTTCAACTCCCTGACAGTGGACATCGACAACTCCATCGACCAGCTCAACCAGCTGATCATGGACCTGGACCCAACGTTCGTGCCCATCTCCACCCGCACCGCCTCGGTCAAGAGGAACGGTGGCACTCACGCCAACGGCCCCACCACAGCATGCACCAACGGGACCACTCACAGAGTCAGTGGAAATAGCAGAGCCGTGGTGCAGCAGGCAG CTGTTGAGCCTGGCGATGTTCATGCGGAAGGTGGACGCAGTGTCAGCAGGCAGGCCAGTGGTGTCCCAGACCACCCAGCCCAGCAGCCGTGGGGGCTCAGGGAGGAGTTTGGAGACCGAGCCACGTACCCCTCCTCATgcgttccacacacacag CATGGTGGATTTTACAGGGCTGAGAGTCTAGACTACAGAAATCGGAGTGTGGAGCTCGACAGCGGTGTGGATACTGGCGGTGACATGGTTCCCCCTACCCCTTCCttccccatctcccctcccaCACCTTACG TGAAAAACATAACTGACTTCCTGCATCACAGACAAACTCCATCTCCCAGCATGCAAATGTATGGAGCATACAGGACAGATCAAG ACTCCAGGGTTTACACCGAGATCATGACTCACGCAACAGAGGCTGGCCTGCCAGACCACTCCCCTGCCTATCACCGCACTTTCGGATCTACACACTCCGCATCCATTGGTGGAACACTGACTCgaacagacag CCCGGTCCAGTCCCCCTGGCAAGAGAGCCCGCTGCTGTGCCGACAGGCCTCTCTGCCCCCTCAGCGCTCCGGCACCCCGGACTACAGCCACCACTCCCCGCCGGGCCACCATCCTCACCCCGCGCCCAACGCCCACAGCTCCCCCCGGGGCAGCCAGCGCAGCCGGGCTGCCCGTTACGCCGCCGGTCGCAGCCCTGCGCGCAGCTTCGACGAGCACGACGGCCTGGGCACAGACTTCAGCACCGCAGGCCTCCTGGTGGATGCGGAGGTCCTGAGCGCACAGCTGCACCAGCAGGCCccccagcagcatcagcagctccACCTGCCTCCCCTGCTGCCCGAGAAAAGGATGGCCTCGGACGGGGAGCACTCCAGGGGCTCGGCCTCGCCAGCTCTCAGTGGATTCTCCAGCCCCCACAGCGGCAGCTCCCTCAGCATCCCCTTCCCCAATGTGCTACCGGAGATGCAGGCCCGGGGCACACCAGGCACGTCCTCTCCGTTACCTG ATGTGCTGGCTAGCAAACAGGTGACTGTGAAGTTCGTTCAGGATACATCCAAGTTTTGGTATAAGCCTGACATTGCACGGGACCAAG CCATTGCCGTCCTGAAGGACAAAGAGCCAGGCTCTTTCATCGTGCGAGACAGCCACTCCTTCAGAGGAGCGTACGGATTGGCCATGAAGGTGGCCACGCCTCCTCCCTCAGTCCTGCAGCAGAGTAAGAAAG GAGATCTGTCCAATGAGCTGGTTCGTCACTTCCTCATTGAGTGCACACAGAAAGGCGTGCGGCTGAAGGGCTGTCCCAATGAGCCCTACTTTG GCAGCCTGACCGCCCTGGTGTGCCAGCACTCCATCATGCCCCTGGCACTGCCCTGCAAGCTCATCATCCCTGacagag ATCCCCTGGAGGACGTAGTGGAGACCACCACCCAGTCTATCACCAACTCTGCCACAGAGCTCCTCAAACAAGGAGCAG CATGTAATGTGTGGTTCCTGGGTTCCGTGGAGATGGAGTCTTTGACTGGTTACCAGGCGGTTCAGAAAGCCACGAGTGAAGTGTTTAATATGGACCCTTTGCCAACCTCCACTGTGGTCCACTTcaaagtgtcgtctcagggcATCACGCTCACCGACAATCAGAGGAA ATTGTTCTTTAGGAGACACTACACCGTGAACACAGTCATATTCTGTGCTCTGGACCCCCAGGACAGAAA GTGGAGAAGAGATGGCTCCGCTACAGCTAG GATCTTTGGCTTTGTGGCGAGAAAGACCGGCACAGGACAGGACAATGTGTGCCATCTG